The following coding sequences lie in one Alloacidobacterium dinghuense genomic window:
- a CDS encoding serine hydrolase domain-containing protein produces MQRFLALLLLCIAGLTPAAFAQTNYTQPVDTIPADLRGKIDAVANKVLADTGVPSASIAIVQKGQIVYTNAYGKARLDPLTPAAPQMRYSVGSISKQFTAASILLLQQQGKLSIDDPVSKYVPGLTRGDEVTIRMLLSHTSGYQDYWPEDYLMQPMRQPATAQYIMDTWAKKPLDFDPGAKWQYSNTNFVIAGVIVEKLSGEPLMRFLQEHVFTPLDMKSVYNTDVAKLGDTDAAGYIRYALGPLRPAPKEGAGWMFAAGELAMPAHDLALWDISIMNRSLLAPESYRQMFTSIKLKDGSDSGYGLGVFTTPRSGHAALEHSGEVSGFVSENIVFPDDKAAIVVLTNQDASPAAAAIARQLTPIILGADTQSAAQAELQALTIFKGLQQGQIDRTLFTDNCNAYFDQQGLSDFSSSLKPLGEPATFHQTADDLRGGMTFRVFAVTFKDSPQHLRVTTYTEPDGKLEQYLVIPAQ; encoded by the coding sequence ATGCAACGCTTCCTTGCTCTTTTGTTGCTGTGTATTGCCGGACTCACACCGGCCGCCTTCGCTCAAACCAACTACACCCAGCCAGTCGACACGATACCCGCCGATCTTCGCGGAAAGATCGATGCCGTCGCCAACAAAGTCCTCGCAGACACAGGCGTTCCTTCGGCCTCGATCGCCATCGTGCAGAAGGGCCAGATCGTCTACACAAACGCCTACGGCAAAGCCCGCCTCGATCCACTGACACCCGCCGCGCCGCAGATGCGCTATTCAGTGGGCTCGATCTCGAAGCAGTTCACCGCAGCATCCATCCTCCTGCTGCAGCAACAGGGCAAGCTCTCCATCGACGATCCCGTCTCGAAGTATGTTCCCGGCCTCACCCGCGGCGACGAGGTGACTATCCGCATGCTGCTCTCGCACACCTCCGGCTATCAGGACTACTGGCCCGAGGATTACCTGATGCAGCCGATGCGCCAACCCGCGACAGCGCAGTACATCATGGACACCTGGGCGAAGAAGCCGCTCGACTTCGACCCCGGCGCCAAGTGGCAGTATTCGAACACGAACTTCGTCATCGCTGGCGTCATCGTCGAGAAGTTGAGCGGCGAGCCCCTGATGCGCTTCCTGCAGGAGCACGTATTCACGCCGCTCGACATGAAATCGGTCTATAACACCGACGTAGCGAAACTAGGAGACACCGACGCTGCCGGATACATTCGCTACGCACTGGGCCCGCTGCGCCCTGCGCCGAAAGAAGGCGCGGGCTGGATGTTCGCTGCGGGCGAACTCGCCATGCCCGCGCATGATCTGGCGTTGTGGGACATCAGCATCATGAACCGCTCGCTGCTCGCGCCCGAGTCCTACAGGCAGATGTTCACTTCGATCAAGCTGAAAGATGGCAGCGACAGCGGTTATGGTCTCGGCGTATTCACCACGCCGCGCTCCGGACACGCTGCGCTCGAGCATTCGGGCGAAGTCTCCGGCTTTGTCTCGGAAAATATTGTATTTCCCGACGACAAGGCCGCGATCGTCGTCCTCACCAATCAGGACGCTTCTCCGGCTGCAGCCGCAATTGCCCGCCAGCTGACGCCGATCATTCTTGGCGCCGATACGCAATCCGCTGCGCAAGCTGAGTTACAGGCACTGACGATCTTCAAGGGACTGCAGCAGGGGCAGATCGACCGCACGCTCTTCACCGACAACTGCAATGCCTACTTTGATCAGCAGGGGCTCAGCGACTTCTCTTCAAGCCTCAAGCCGCTGGGAGAGCCGGCGACATTCCATCAGACGGCAGACGACCTGCGCGGTGGCATGACTTTCCGGGTGTTTGCTGTGACGTTCAAGGATAGTCCGCAGCATTTGCGGGTGACTACCTATACCGAGCCCGACGGCAAGCTGGAGCAGTATCTGGTCATCCCGGCGCAATAG
- a CDS encoding DnaJ C-terminal domain-containing protein: MPPTQHKDYYATLGVKKTATADEIRKAFRKAARKYHPDVNPGDKKAEEKFKEISEANDILSDEKKRKIYDQFGFYSDQIDPAAAEAAARAGQGGGSRGQEVPFDFGGFDFSDFASSGGHTGNTGSAQSSGWGGFRDIFSGIFSQGGRHQAQGPEAGTDLEYQVTVDFWTAIRGGTTRLEIHRREVCPTCKGKSTTGGSQTCPECHGTGQVTQMGGRMKFNIQCPRCGGAGKVTSACPTCNGEGTVARTEHIDFRIKPGTRDGQRIRLAGKGNAGTNGGNPGDLYLIIRTGTHPVLTRQMDDIHITVPVTVAEAALGAKIEVPTIDGRAQLKIPPATQSGQKLRMRERGVPSATQEGKRGDEIVTVEIVVPHIQDERSKEILREFAKLNPADPRETIWAKIGNGQ; encoded by the coding sequence ATGCCTCCAACACAACACAAAGACTATTACGCCACACTGGGCGTTAAAAAAACGGCAACTGCGGACGAGATCCGCAAGGCATTTCGCAAGGCGGCGCGGAAGTACCATCCGGACGTCAATCCCGGCGACAAAAAGGCCGAGGAGAAGTTCAAGGAAATCTCCGAGGCGAACGACATCCTGAGCGACGAGAAGAAGCGCAAGATCTACGACCAGTTCGGCTTCTACTCCGATCAGATTGATCCCGCTGCCGCCGAAGCAGCAGCGCGAGCAGGGCAAGGCGGCGGGAGCCGTGGCCAGGAAGTTCCATTCGACTTCGGCGGATTCGACTTCTCCGACTTTGCCTCCTCCGGTGGGCACACTGGAAACACGGGCAGCGCGCAATCCAGCGGCTGGGGCGGCTTCCGCGATATCTTCTCGGGAATTTTCTCACAGGGCGGCCGCCACCAGGCGCAGGGCCCCGAGGCCGGTACAGATCTCGAATACCAGGTCACGGTCGATTTCTGGACAGCGATTCGCGGCGGCACCACGCGCCTTGAGATCCATCGTCGTGAAGTATGCCCGACCTGCAAGGGCAAATCGACGACAGGGGGCTCACAGACCTGTCCTGAGTGTCACGGTACTGGTCAGGTGACACAGATGGGCGGCCGGATGAAGTTCAACATCCAGTGCCCGCGCTGCGGCGGCGCCGGAAAGGTGACGAGTGCGTGTCCGACTTGCAATGGCGAAGGAACAGTGGCGCGGACGGAACACATTGATTTCCGCATCAAGCCGGGAACGCGCGATGGGCAGCGAATTCGTCTGGCAGGCAAGGGAAATGCGGGAACCAACGGCGGCAATCCAGGTGACCTGTATCTGATCATCCGCACCGGCACGCATCCCGTTCTCACGCGCCAGATGGATGACATCCACATCACAGTTCCCGTAACAGTCGCGGAAGCGGCTCTGGGCGCGAAGATTGAAGTGCCGACCATCGATGGGCGCGCGCAACTGAAGATTCCGCCCGCAACCCAGTCCGGCCAGAAGCTCCGCATGCGCGAACGCGGCGTGCCTTCGGCGACTCAGGAAGGCAAGCGCGGGGATGAGATTGTGACCGTCGAGATCGTTGTGCCGCACATTCAGGACGAGCGTTCGAAGGAGATTCTGCGCGAGTTTGCCAAGCTCAATCCAGCCGACCCGCGTGAAACGATCTGGGCCAAGATAGGAAATGGGCAGTGA
- a CDS encoding MerR family transcriptional regulator yields the protein MPTKRKSKGAYMISAVAEMYGIHPQTLRLYEREGLLKPSRTEGNTRLYTDEDLERLEFILNLARDLGVNIAGIAIILQMRERMEEMNRQMQGFVDYVRTEMVSRMQHGFQQQGSAMVPLRRPVVVVTPTKNKRQ from the coding sequence ATGCCCACGAAACGTAAATCGAAAGGCGCATACATGATCTCGGCGGTAGCCGAGATGTATGGCATTCATCCGCAGACACTTCGCCTCTATGAGCGAGAAGGACTGTTGAAGCCGTCGCGCACCGAAGGGAACACGCGCCTGTACACCGACGAAGACCTCGAACGGCTAGAGTTCATCCTTAACCTGGCGCGCGATCTTGGCGTGAACATCGCCGGCATCGCCATCATCCTGCAAATGCGCGAGCGCATGGAAGAGATGAACCGCCAGATGCAGGGCTTTGTCGATTACGTCCGCACTGAGATGGTCAGCCGTATGCAGCACGGCTTCCAGCAGCAGGGATCGGCGATGGTGCCACTGCGTCGTCCGGTAGTGGTCGTGACCCCGACGAAGAATAAGCGTCAGTAG